From Nicotiana tabacum cultivar K326 chromosome 15, ASM71507v2, whole genome shotgun sequence, the proteins below share one genomic window:
- the LOC107829142 gene encoding purine permease 1-like — protein MEHPGLSTNMRRILLLISCLILAVGICGGPLMMRLYYVEGGSRIWLSSWLQTGGWPLTLIPLAILYYYRRKTEGSNAKFYLMTPRIFIASFVIGVATGLDDFLYSWGGSKLPVSTSSLLLAAQLAFTAVGAFFIVKLKLSPFSINAVVLLTVGAVLLGIRSNGDRPEGVTSKEYIIGFMMTLLAAALYGVILPCIELIYMKAKQAITSTLVLEIQMIMSFAATAFCTVGMIANKDFQAMSREAKQFNVGEARYYTVIVCTAAIWQCFFVGIIGVIYCSSSLMSGVMIAVLLPVTEVLAVIFFKENFSGEKGLALFLSLWGFVSYFYGEFRQTKKQKNTSPEAEMTITTHTESV, from the exons ATGGAACATCCAGGATTAAGCACCAATATGAGGAGAATCCTCCTGCTGATTAGCTGCTTAATACTCGCTGTTGGCATATGTGGTGGTCCTCTAATGATGCGTCTATATTATGTTGAGGGAGGTTCAAGAATATGGCTTAGTAGTTGGTTACAAACTGGTGGATGGCCACTCACCCTTATACCTCTTGCCATCCTATACTATTATCGTCGAAAAACCGAAGGCTCAAACGCCAAGTTTTACTTGATGACACCCCGAATTTTTATTGCATCATTTGTTATTGGCGTTGCCACTGGTCTTGATGATTTTCTCTATTCGTGGGGCGGGTCAAAACTCCCCGTATCAACCTCTTCACTTCTTCTTGCTGCTCAACTTGCCTTCACGGCAGTAGGTGCTTTCTTCATAGTGAAGTTGAAGTTATCACCCTTCTCTATCAATGCAGTGGTTTTACTAACAGTTGGTGCTGTTTTATTGGGTATTCGATCTAATGGTGATCGACCAGAGGGCGTGACAAGTAAAGAAtatattattggttttatgatGACACTTCTAGCAGCAGCTTTGTACGGAGTCATTTTGCCTTGTATTGAGTTGATTTACATGAAGGCAAAACAAGCTATTACTTCTACGTTAGTATTGGAGATTCAGATGATCATGAGTTTTGCTGCTACTGCCTTTTGCACTGTAGGAATGATCGCCAATAAAGACTTTCAG GCAATGTCAAGGGAGGCAAAACAATTTAACGTCGGAGAAGCTAGATATTATACAGTTATAGTATGCACTGCCGCTATTTGGCAGTGCTTCTTCGTGGGTATTATTGGAGTTATCTACTGCTCTTCTTCTTTGATGTCTGGGGTTATGATTGCAGTTTTGCTCCCCGTTACTGAGGTATTAGCTGTAATTTTCTTTAAGGAAAATTTTTCAGGTGAAAAGGGTCTTgctcttttcctttctctttggGGTTTCGTCTCATACTTCTATGGAGAGTTCAGACAaacaaagaagcagaagaatACAAGTCCAGAAGCTGAGATGACAATTACGACACATACTGAATCTGTTTGA